One window of the Candidatus Chryseobacterium colombiense genome contains the following:
- a CDS encoding GLPGLI family protein: MKRIILGVFSFLSVFMLAQNQRFIYEYKFVTDSTDKNNAEQEIMYLDIAKKGSKFYSKKNFAADSTREDRITKGMRDFSGIDYGKIAFTVEKSYPDYKVLFFNPLEVDYYKVNDQRKMDWKILPEKEKIGEFSAQKATTDFAGRQWTAWFVPDLPIQDGPYKFRGLPGMIIKIEDKTQSHSFVLKGIVKIPNNPEWKSDSEKKIVGSMVEVDPDQYKKQFIDHRKNPNKGMRQMMSGNTKVTIVDESGKPLDPEKMFREREKKAKEENAKNNNVLELYLLK, encoded by the coding sequence ATGAAGAGAATTATTCTGGGAGTGTTTTCATTTTTAAGCGTTTTCATGCTGGCTCAGAACCAGCGTTTTATTTATGAATATAAATTTGTGACGGATTCCACGGATAAAAATAATGCGGAGCAGGAAATCATGTACCTGGATATCGCTAAAAAGGGATCTAAGTTTTACAGCAAAAAAAACTTTGCCGCAGATTCAACAAGAGAAGACAGAATCACAAAAGGCATGCGGGATTTCAGTGGAATAGATTATGGGAAAATAGCTTTCACCGTTGAGAAATCATATCCTGATTATAAAGTTTTATTTTTTAACCCATTGGAGGTGGATTATTATAAAGTGAATGATCAGAGAAAAATGGATTGGAAAATCCTTCCGGAAAAAGAAAAAATCGGCGAATTTAGTGCTCAGAAAGCAACAACAGATTTTGCAGGAAGGCAATGGACTGCCTGGTTTGTTCCCGATCTTCCTATTCAGGATGGTCCCTATAAATTTCGCGGACTCCCGGGAATGATTATTAAAATAGAAGATAAAACCCAATCTCATTCTTTTGTACTGAAGGGGATTGTAAAAATTCCCAATAATCCGGAATGGAAAAGTGATTCGGAAAAGAAAATCGTCGGAAGTATGGTTGAAGTAGACCCCGATCAATATAAAAAACAGTTTATTGATCACCGAAAGAATCCCAACAAAGGGATGAGACAGATGATGTCCGGAAATACAAAAGTAACCATCGTAGACGAAAGTGGGAAACCTCTGGATCCCGAAAAAATGTTTAGAGAAAGGGAAAAGAAAGCGAAGGAAGAAAATGCAAAAAACAATAATGTTCTTGAGCTGTATTTACTCAAATAA
- a CDS encoding GLPGLI family protein — protein MKKLLIFSLILVGLIAHAQINRFFYEYKFIPDSNDKTDVKTEMMFLDIDKTGSSYYSRDKYIADSTQRADLEKQIKAFSGNINISKREKPGQVSYRVTKSYPDFKTYLFRNISNDYYKIKEDKKPEWKIQTEKQKVGEYMAQKATTNFGGREWIAWFASDLPFQDGPYTFYGLPGLIVKIEDTTGSHVMTLIGNKVLQNKTEEKELTLPENIKLFGMGGKDIEITKDQFKKAWKAYVNDPTKNMREMMMKNDGNTKMVFKTKTADGKEISDPNQVFREMEKRTKENLAKNNNPIEPDLVN, from the coding sequence ATGAAAAAACTTTTAATCTTTAGCCTTATCCTGGTTGGACTTATTGCCCATGCTCAGATCAACCGATTTTTTTATGAATATAAGTTTATTCCCGACTCTAATGATAAAACGGATGTGAAAACAGAAATGATGTTTCTGGACATAGATAAGACAGGATCTTCCTACTACAGCCGTGACAAATATATTGCAGATTCCACTCAAAGAGCAGATCTGGAAAAGCAGATCAAAGCATTCTCAGGAAATATAAATATCAGTAAAAGAGAAAAACCGGGACAGGTATCTTATAGAGTAACGAAGTCATATCCAGACTTTAAAACCTATCTTTTCAGAAATATTTCCAACGATTATTATAAGATAAAAGAAGACAAAAAGCCTGAGTGGAAAATACAGACTGAAAAACAAAAAGTTGGAGAATATATGGCCCAGAAAGCTACAACAAACTTTGGAGGAAGAGAATGGATCGCCTGGTTTGCCAGTGATCTCCCTTTTCAGGACGGACCTTATACTTTTTATGGATTACCAGGACTGATTGTTAAAATAGAGGACACGACAGGTTCTCATGTGATGACTTTGATAGGAAATAAAGTGCTTCAGAACAAAACAGAAGAGAAAGAGCTTACTTTACCTGAGAACATCAAATTATTCGGAATGGGAGGTAAAGATATTGAGATAACAAAAGATCAGTTTAAAAAAGCATGGAAAGCATATGTGAATGATCCTACAAAAAATATGAGGGAAATGATGATGAAAAATGATGGCAACACGAAAATGGTTTTTAAAACAAAAACGGCGGACGGAAAAGAAATCTCGGATCCTAATCAGGTGTTCAGAGAAATGGAAAAAAGAACTAAAGAAAATTTAGCCAAAAATAATAATCCTATCGAACCGGACCTAGTAAATTAA
- a CDS encoding M56 family metallopeptidase, translating to MEVLFYILKVIICSGVLQGYYYLSLKDKTFHHYNRFYLLFSILISLLLPLIKLEDFTIEVNQNIYMLIDKVQNFSPSENVNTHENLYFTAAFSVLGLISVYFLGKFIYGTFKIHELKRKFERENIEGINFYRTDLTDAPFSYFKNLFWKNSITLNSEIGKQILKHEMVHIEQKHTFDKIILAIITSVFWFNPFYHLIKKEINLIHEYLADKKAVRQSDTKAFAQMLLASHFSGTELPATSPFLSSNLKKRLTMLQKSQTKFGYARRILALPVVFTVAFAYMVNAKNKEIAKTNLEIEKAVSQIKKDTIRPDANEEAFQKQLKTVDLYNEALKEDHERINKISEKINEKSAEIQKLIKSKKTETPEFEAKQNEIEALSDQIDEIVNSEKYKKNLKALEDHYSSVEKYYDSPEFKMKIAEAEKKAKEAEAMVNSPVFKRKIAEAEEAAKKAEAMVNSPEFKRKIKRAEKAARKAEKEARKIGEAAQQDLETFYKDAEKKRQDAVKKTAEDKQKLTKTIELTRKEYAFDEKFPKSRDYEKNPLSETEKELLKKEAKKIQDLHQNVPNKNNFAIFRIDNSLNKIVDIHGAAIEDEKNKKSPVSKTALLVVNVDVPELYVNGKKVSKEEFLKYQSDFKDENSAPNIKLFKIDRVGDSKRSYAKRMEITTY from the coding sequence ATGGAAGTATTATTTTACATCTTAAAAGTGATTATCTGTTCAGGTGTTTTGCAGGGATACTATTATCTCTCGCTCAAGGACAAGACTTTTCACCATTACAATAGGTTTTACCTGTTGTTTTCAATCCTGATTTCTTTACTGCTTCCACTGATAAAGCTTGAAGATTTTACCATTGAGGTCAATCAGAATATCTATATGCTGATCGATAAGGTGCAGAATTTTAGCCCATCAGAAAATGTAAATACCCATGAAAACTTATATTTTACAGCAGCATTTTCAGTTTTAGGACTCATTTCCGTATATTTTTTAGGCAAATTCATCTACGGAACCTTTAAAATACATGAACTGAAAAGAAAATTTGAAAGAGAAAATATAGAAGGGATCAACTTTTACCGTACCGACCTTACCGATGCTCCCTTTTCCTATTTTAAAAACCTTTTCTGGAAGAACTCTATTACGCTGAATTCAGAAATAGGAAAACAGATCCTAAAACATGAAATGGTTCATATCGAACAGAAACATACGTTTGATAAGATCATTTTAGCAATCATTACCTCGGTATTCTGGTTTAACCCGTTTTACCACCTTATAAAAAAAGAAATTAATTTAATCCACGAATATCTGGCTGATAAAAAAGCCGTAAGACAATCGGACACCAAAGCATTTGCGCAGATGCTTTTAGCAAGTCACTTTTCCGGAACAGAGTTACCTGCCACGAGTCCGTTTCTAAGTTCTAATCTAAAAAAGCGATTAACAATGTTACAGAAATCACAGACGAAATTCGGGTATGCGCGAAGAATTTTAGCCTTACCGGTAGTGTTCACAGTGGCGTTTGCCTATATGGTCAATGCGAAGAACAAAGAAATAGCCAAAACGAATCTTGAAATAGAGAAAGCAGTTTCCCAAATTAAAAAAGATACCATACGACCTGATGCGAATGAAGAGGCTTTCCAAAAACAGTTAAAAACAGTAGATCTTTATAATGAAGCATTAAAAGAAGATCATGAGAGAATTAATAAAATCAGTGAGAAAATCAATGAAAAGAGTGCAGAAATTCAAAAGCTTATAAAATCTAAAAAAACTGAAACACCAGAGTTTGAAGCCAAACAAAATGAAATTGAAGCATTATCTGATCAAATTGATGAAATTGTAAACTCAGAAAAGTATAAAAAGAATCTGAAAGCTCTTGAAGATCATTACAGCAGTGTTGAAAAGTATTATGATTCTCCGGAGTTTAAGATGAAAATTGCTGAAGCAGAAAAGAAAGCCAAAGAAGCTGAGGCTATGGTAAACTCTCCGGTGTTTAAACGAAAAATAGCAGAAGCCGAAGAAGCCGCGAAAAAAGCTGAGGCTATGGTAAATTCTCCTGAATTTAAAAGAAAAATAAAAAGAGCAGAAAAGGCTGCAAGAAAAGCCGAGAAAGAAGCAAGAAAAATAGGAGAAGCGGCGCAACAGGATTTGGAAACATTCTATAAAGATGCCGAAAAGAAAAGACAGGATGCTGTTAAAAAAACTGCCGAAGATAAACAGAAACTTACAAAAACGATAGAACTGACCCGGAAAGAATATGCTTTTGATGAAAAGTTTCCTAAAAGCAGAGATTATGAAAAAAATCCATTGTCTGAAACAGAGAAAGAACTGTTAAAAAAAGAAGCGAAAAAAATACAGGATTTGCATCAGAATGTACCTAACAAAAACAATTTTGCCATCTTTAGAATAGATAATAGTTTAAATAAGATAGTTGATATACATGGCGCTGCAATTGAAGATGAAAAAAATAAAAAATCTCCTGTGAGCAAAACTGCTTTGCTTGTTGTTAATGTAGATGTACCTGAATTGTATGTTAATGGAAAAAAAGTAAGCAAAGAAGAGTTTTTGAAGTATCAAAGCGATTTCAAAGATGAAAATTCGGCTCCTAACATCAAGCTTTTTAAAATAGACAGAGTAGGAGACAGTAAAAGATCTTACGCTAAGAGAATGGAGATTACCACCTATTAA
- a CDS encoding M56 family metallopeptidase — MEALFYILKVIICSGVLLGYYYLSLKDKTFHHYNRFYLLLSILISLLLPLIKLEDFTIEVNQNIYMLIDTVQNFSSPENTDTHENLYYTVAFSVLGVISVYFLGKFIYGTFKIHELKRKFERENIEGINFYRTDLTDAPFSYFKNLFWKNSITLNSEIGKKILKHEMVHIEQKHTFDKIILEIITSVFWFNPFYHLIKKEINLIHEYLADKKAVRQSDTKAFAQMLLASHFSGTELPATSPFLSSNLKKRLTMLQKSQTKFGYARRILALPVVFTVAFAYMVNAKNKEIAKTNLEIEKAVSQIKKDTIRPGYNKNESVQIYKKTNDEKKIAELGKKIEQKSKALKQLKPETKEFDKNVDEITQLSGEIAKITSSQDFQKSLSRIKINGKEMSTEEFFNSDQWKNQLKDLKNLKFEMPDFPEFEKGAVFVVPTPPNPPIPPRAPNAPTIRVFKSSDLKYPVYSKKAEREMRKARKLAEKAREAGEKARIQSEKARIENEKARGEGDKMRTSFSYDFSYSKPEVIRVTANSMVRNLDGSNFKASGVSKIDGNVSRIYINGKNAFDENIKVIIDGKESTRDDLKILKPDQIESISVKKSMESGKMEGEISINTKNKKDEL, encoded by the coding sequence ATGGAAGCATTATTTTACATTCTCAAAGTGATTATCTGTTCAGGTGTTTTACTGGGATATTACTATCTCTCGCTCAAGGACAAGACTTTTCACCACTACAATCGGTTTTACCTTTTGCTTTCGATCCTGATTTCTTTACTGCTTCCCCTGATAAAGCTTGAAGATTTTACCATTGAGGTCAATCAGAATATCTATATGCTGATCGATACAGTGCAGAACTTTAGCTCTCCAGAAAACACCGATACCCATGAAAACTTATATTATACAGTAGCATTTTCAGTTTTAGGAGTTATTTCCGTGTACTTTTTAGGCAAATTCATCTACGGAACCTTTAAAATACATGAGCTGAAAAGAAAATTTGAAAGAGAAAACATAGAAGGGATCAACTTTTACCGTACCGATCTTACCGATGCCCCTTTTTCCTATTTTAAGAATCTTTTCTGGAAGAATTCCATCACGTTGAATTCAGAAATAGGAAAGAAGATTTTAAAGCATGAAATGGTTCATATCGAGCAGAAACACACCTTTGATAAGATCATTTTAGAAATCATTACCTCGGTATTCTGGTTCAATCCGTTTTACCACCTTATCAAAAAAGAAATTAATTTAATCCACGAATATCTGGCTGATAAAAAAGCCGTAAGACAATCGGACACCAAAGCATTTGCGCAGATGCTTTTAGCAAGTCACTTTTCCGGAACAGAGTTACCTGCGACGAGTCCGTTTCTAAGTTCTAATCTAAAAAAGCGATTAACAATGTTACAGAAATCACAGACGAAATTCGGGTATGCGCGAAGAATTTTAGCCTTACCGGTAGTGTTCACAGTAGCGTTTGCCTATATGGTCAATGCGAAGAACAAAGAAATAGCCAAGACGAATCTTGAAATAGAAAAAGCAGTTTCCCAGATTAAAAAGGATACGATACGACCTGGTTATAATAAAAATGAATCAGTTCAAATTTATAAAAAAACAAATGATGAGAAAAAAATAGCGGAACTGGGGAAAAAGATCGAACAAAAAAGTAAAGCGCTTAAACAATTAAAGCCTGAAACTAAAGAATTCGATAAAAATGTAGACGAAATAACACAGCTTTCCGGAGAGATCGCGAAAATCACCAGTTCACAAGACTTTCAAAAATCCTTAAGCAGAATTAAGATTAATGGTAAGGAAATGAGTACTGAGGAATTCTTCAATTCGGATCAATGGAAAAATCAATTGAAGGATTTGAAAAATCTGAAATTCGAAATGCCTGATTTTCCTGAATTTGAAAAAGGAGCTGTATTTGTAGTTCCCACACCTCCGAATCCTCCAATTCCACCGCGTGCTCCAAATGCTCCGACAATAAGAGTATTCAAGAGCAGTGATCTGAAATATCCGGTGTACAGTAAAAAAGCTGAAAGAGAAATGAGGAAAGCGAGAAAACTAGCTGAAAAAGCCAGAGAAGCCGGAGAAAAGGCAAGGATTCAGAGTGAAAAAGCGAGAATTGAAAACGAGAAAGCTAGAGGAGAAGGCGATAAAATGAGAACATCTTTTTCTTATGATTTCAGTTATTCCAAACCAGAGGTTATTAGAGTTACAGCAAATTCGATGGTAAGAAATCTTGACGGAAGTAATTTTAAAGCTTCAGGCGTGAGTAAAATCGATGGAAATGTTTCCAGAATTTACATTAACGGAAAAAATGCTTTTGATGAAAATATAAAAGTAATTATCGACGGAAAAGAATCTACCAGAGACGACCTGAAAATATTGAAACCTGATCAGATAGAATCGATCAGTGTAAAAAAGAGTATGGAAAGCGGGAAAATGGAAGGTGAAATTTCTATCAATACGAAAAATAAGAAAGACGAGTTATAA
- a CDS encoding BlaI/MecI/CopY family transcriptional regulator, giving the protein MKIQTLTKAEEQVMQYVWKIEKGFLKDILDLFPEPKPHTNTVSTILKVLKDKEFVDYKVIGRQHEYFPLVTKEQYSGKTMKSLVKNYFKGSYKSAVSFLVEKNEMSVEDLEMLLNELKKKS; this is encoded by the coding sequence ATGAAAATTCAAACTCTTACAAAAGCTGAGGAACAGGTAATGCAATACGTATGGAAAATAGAAAAAGGATTTTTAAAAGACATTCTTGATTTATTTCCGGAACCCAAACCTCATACCAATACGGTTTCTACCATATTAAAAGTATTGAAGGATAAAGAATTTGTAGATTATAAAGTGATCGGAAGACAACATGAATATTTTCCTTTGGTGACGAAAGAGCAATATTCTGGGAAGACCATGAAAAGCCTTGTGAAGAATTATTTTAAAGGTTCTTATAAAAGTGCGGTTTCTTTTCTGGTGGAAAAGAATGAAATGAGTGTGGAAGACTTGGAAATGTTATTAAATGAGCTTAAAAAGAAAAGCTGA
- a CDS encoding L-threonylcarbamoyladenylate synthase: protein MAKILRIYPENPQENLMNEVIKTLNNGGLIIYPSDTIYALGCNIFDIKAMEKLAQLKKVKLEKAQFSIICNDLSHLSDFTRPIDTSVFRFLKSHLPGPFTFILEANKSLPLAYKGHKTIGIRVPDHSIPQLIVEKLGHPIASTSIRDDDEIIEYSTDPELIAEKYDHLVDIVIDSGYGDNVASTIVDLTSGEPEVIRQGKGIL from the coding sequence ATGGCAAAAATATTAAGAATCTATCCGGAAAACCCACAGGAAAACCTTATGAATGAGGTCATTAAAACCCTGAATAATGGCGGACTTATTATCTATCCTTCCGATACAATTTATGCATTGGGCTGTAATATTTTTGACATCAAAGCCATGGAAAAGCTGGCCCAGCTGAAGAAAGTTAAGCTGGAGAAGGCTCAATTCTCTATAATATGTAACGATCTAAGTCATCTTTCTGACTTTACAAGGCCGATTGATACTTCGGTATTCAGATTTTTAAAGAGTCATCTTCCGGGGCCATTCACTTTTATCCTGGAAGCCAATAAAAGTCTACCATTAGCTTATAAAGGACATAAAACGATAGGGATTCGTGTTCCTGATCATTCCATTCCGCAGCTTATTGTTGAAAAACTTGGACATCCCATTGCCTCTACCTCCATTAGAGATGATGATGAAATTATTGAATACTCTACCGATCCTGAACTTATCGCAGAAAAATATGATCACCTGGTAGATATCGTGATTGATTCAGGATATGGAGATAATGTAGCTTCTACTATTGTGGATCTTACTTCGGGTGAACCTGAAGTAATCCGTCAGGGAAAAGGAATATTATAA
- the yaaA gene encoding peroxide stress protein YaaA: MKIITSPAKLMNVENSTDLLRTTTPKFIEEAAYIQSYLKQKSPKYLSELMEISPKLADENWERNQKWKSKPGAKESAPAMYAFTGEVYRGLDAKALDKNAVDYLQKNYRILSGLYGLLKPSDKVMLYRLEMGRPFEFDQYKNLYDFWKEKVTEQLNTEMKKNEILLHLCSNEYGKVIDRKKLNHKVIDFDFYELKDGKPKTIVVYTKHARGLVVRFCAETNAKTLNDVKAFNYEGYRIDEEKSTDTKLVFTR; this comes from the coding sequence ATGAAAATTATAACATCTCCTGCCAAATTAATGAATGTAGAAAACTCAACCGATTTATTGAGAACCACCACTCCGAAATTCATTGAAGAAGCAGCTTATATACAATCTTATTTAAAACAAAAATCCCCGAAATATCTGTCTGAACTCATGGAGATTTCTCCCAAACTGGCAGATGAGAACTGGGAAAGAAACCAAAAATGGAAATCAAAACCGGGTGCGAAGGAATCTGCTCCTGCGATGTATGCTTTTACCGGTGAGGTTTACAGAGGACTGGATGCAAAAGCGTTAGACAAAAACGCGGTAGACTATTTACAGAAAAATTACAGAATACTTTCCGGGCTGTACGGACTTTTAAAGCCTTCTGATAAAGTAATGCTTTACAGGCTTGAAATGGGCCGTCCCTTTGAATTTGACCAGTATAAAAATCTTTATGACTTCTGGAAAGAAAAAGTGACAGAGCAGCTGAATACCGAAATGAAAAAGAATGAGATTCTGCTTCATCTGTGCAGCAACGAATATGGAAAAGTAATCGACCGGAAAAAACTCAACCATAAAGTGATTGATTTTGATTTTTATGAATTGAAAGACGGAAAGCCAAAAACCATCGTGGTTTATACCAAACATGCAAGAGGTTTGGTCGTAAGGTTCTGTGCAGAAACCAATGCTAAAACATTAAATGATGTAAAAGCATTCAACTATGAAGGTTACAGAATTGATGAAGAAAAATCTACAGATACAAAACTGGTTTTTACGAGATAA
- the prmC gene encoding peptide chain release factor N(5)-glutamine methyltransferase: MTILEFKRHFKRELSELYTESESTFLCSVFVEKIIGFDSFHQRRFSDQELLIQDEQNLLHVISELKTGKPYQHIVGETEFYGMKFFVNEHVLIPRPETEELLELAIHKIQEAIVILNAAQRNEESQTLLTKDSSHSVQNDRKNMLKILDIGTGSGIIPLVLKKHFPEADITSIDFSEKALETARKNADLHQLSINFIHTDYLNFELKQEFDVIISNPPYIGIEEEHEIADSVKEFEPKMALFSPTSDALIFYRKIAEDTEKYLNDNGLLFLEINQKLGPETLELYTKNFSEALLIKDLSENDRFIFGKK, from the coding sequence ATGACAATTTTAGAATTTAAAAGACATTTTAAAAGAGAGCTTTCTGAGCTTTATACAGAATCTGAAAGCACTTTTTTATGTTCAGTTTTTGTGGAGAAAATTATAGGTTTTGACAGTTTTCATCAAAGAAGATTTTCAGATCAGGAATTACTGATACAGGATGAACAGAATCTTTTGCACGTTATTTCAGAATTAAAAACCGGTAAACCTTATCAGCATATTGTAGGGGAAACTGAATTCTATGGAATGAAGTTCTTCGTAAACGAACATGTATTGATTCCACGGCCTGAAACAGAAGAGTTGTTGGAACTTGCCATTCATAAAATACAGGAAGCAATTGTCATTCTGAATGCAGCGCAGCGAAATGAAGAATCCCAAACTCTACTCACAAAAGATTCTTCACATTCAGTTCAGAATGATCGCAAAAATATGTTAAAGATTCTGGATATCGGAACAGGAAGCGGAATCATTCCTTTAGTATTAAAAAAGCATTTTCCGGAAGCAGATATCACTTCCATTGACTTTTCTGAAAAAGCTTTAGAAACGGCCAGAAAGAATGCAGATCTTCATCAGCTCAGCATCAACTTTATTCATACCGATTATCTGAATTTTGAATTAAAGCAGGAGTTTGATGTAATCATTTCAAATCCGCCCTATATTGGCATTGAAGAGGAGCATGAAATTGCAGATTCTGTGAAAGAATTTGAACCTAAAATGGCTCTTTTCTCCCCTACTTCAGATGCTTTAATCTTTTATAGAAAAATTGCGGAGGATACGGAAAAATATCTTAATGACAATGGATTATTGTTTTTGGAAATCAATCAGAAATTAGGTCCCGAAACATTGGAGCTTTATACTAAGAATTTTTCTGAAGCCTTATTAATAAAAGATCTATCAGAGAATGACCGATTTATTTTCGGAAAGAAATAA
- a CDS encoding DUF4180 domain-containing protein, translating to MEIKAHQINTTKVAEIIAEHIIIHSAQDGLDLLGNMYYQEFDSVVLYEKNISPEFFDLKTKMAGEILQKFSNYRVRLAVVGDFSKYESKSFKDFIFESNKTRHVQFVNTLEEALEKLSN from the coding sequence ATGGAAATCAAAGCACATCAAATCAATACGACCAAAGTAGCGGAAATAATTGCAGAACACATCATCATTCATTCCGCTCAGGACGGACTGGATCTTTTAGGTAATATGTATTATCAGGAGTTTGACAGCGTTGTTTTATATGAAAAAAATATCAGCCCCGAATTCTTTGACTTAAAAACAAAGATGGCCGGTGAGATTCTCCAGAAGTTCTCAAATTACCGGGTAAGATTAGCCGTTGTAGGTGATTTCAGTAAATATGAAAGTAAAAGTTTTAAAGATTTTATTTTCGAAAGCAATAAAACCAGGCATGTCCAATTTGTCAATACCCTGGAGGAAGCTTTAGAAAAACTTTCAAACTAA